One Telluria mixta DNA window includes the following coding sequences:
- a CDS encoding energy-coupling factor ABC transporter ATP-binding protein — protein sequence MSISIHSQISAAVYENENVKLRDERRKALLGVRGLRKRHGDRLLFDIDRLEIATHSAYVLTGMNGAGKSTLLRVLGGLERAEIDSLRFAGEDILRVHPYPRALRRAIVYVHQHPILFSTSVADNIGYGLVVRGEAPGAVRPVVEEAMAWAGVAHLRDTDPTRLSGGEKQRVALARAKVLEPRLLLLDEPTANLDGAAREQVIALIPTMIEAGSSVIIACHDRDLINLPGVQRLKLRDGHLEYR from the coding sequence ATGAGCATCAGCATCCACTCGCAGATCTCGGCGGCCGTGTACGAGAACGAGAACGTGAAGCTGCGCGACGAGCGCCGCAAGGCCCTGCTGGGCGTGCGCGGCCTGCGCAAGCGCCATGGCGACCGGCTGCTGTTCGACATCGACCGGCTCGAGATCGCCACGCACAGCGCCTACGTGCTGACCGGGATGAACGGCGCCGGCAAGAGCACCCTGCTGCGCGTGCTGGGCGGCCTGGAGCGGGCCGAGATCGACAGCCTGCGCTTCGCCGGCGAGGACATCCTGCGCGTGCACCCGTACCCGCGCGCGCTGCGCCGGGCCATCGTCTACGTGCACCAGCATCCGATCCTGTTTTCGACGAGCGTCGCCGACAACATCGGCTACGGCCTCGTCGTCCGTGGGGAAGCGCCCGGGGCCGTGCGGCCCGTCGTGGAAGAGGCGATGGCCTGGGCCGGCGTGGCGCACCTGCGCGACACGGACCCGACCCGGCTGTCGGGCGGCGAAAAGCAGCGCGTGGCGCTCGCGCGTGCAAAAGTGCTGGAGCCGCGCCTGCTGCTGCTGGACGAGCCGACGGCCAACCTGGACGGCGCCGCGCGCGAACAGGTGATCGCCCTGATCCCGACCATGATCGAGGCGGGCAGCAGCGTCATCATCGCCTGCCACGACCGCGACCTGATCAACCTGCCGGGCGTGCAGCGGCTGAAGCTGCGCGACGGGCATCTGGAATACCGCTGA
- a CDS encoding extracellular solute-binding protein has protein sequence MQRRSILGFIACLAVATPFAHAQSDKVLRLSTTTSTENSGLLGYLLPAFEAKTGIKVNVISVGTGKALELGKNGDVDVTLVHARALEEKFVAEGWGIDRHDVMYNDFIVAGPTADPAGVKGSRDVIAAFRKIAAANVKFISRGDNSGTDVMEKGYWQQAGTKPAGSNYVNAGLGMGEVLNMAAEMGAYTLTDRATYGAYKARTGLAILVEGDKRMFNPYGIIAVNPEKHKGINYKGAKALIDWITSAEGQAKIASFKPAGEQLFFPSAK, from the coding sequence ATGCAACGCCGTTCCATCCTCGGCTTCATCGCCTGCCTCGCCGTCGCCACGCCGTTCGCGCATGCGCAGTCCGATAAAGTGCTGCGCCTGTCCACGACGACCAGCACCGAGAACTCGGGCCTGCTGGGCTACCTGCTGCCGGCCTTCGAGGCGAAGACGGGCATCAAGGTCAACGTGATCTCCGTCGGCACCGGCAAGGCGCTGGAGCTGGGCAAGAACGGCGACGTAGACGTGACGCTCGTCCACGCGCGCGCGCTCGAAGAAAAATTCGTGGCCGAGGGCTGGGGCATCGACCGCCACGACGTCATGTACAACGATTTTATTGTCGCGGGACCGACCGCCGACCCGGCGGGCGTAAAGGGCAGCCGCGACGTCATCGCGGCCTTCAGGAAGATCGCGGCGGCCAACGTGAAGTTCATCTCGCGCGGCGACAATTCCGGCACGGACGTGATGGAGAAGGGCTACTGGCAGCAGGCAGGTACGAAGCCGGCCGGCAGCAACTACGTCAACGCCGGCCTGGGCATGGGCGAGGTGCTGAACATGGCGGCCGAGATGGGCGCGTACACGCTGACGGACCGCGCGACGTATGGCGCTTATAAAGCCAGGACGGGGCTGGCCATTCTCGTCGAAGGCGACAAGCGGATGTTCAATCCGTACGGAATCATCGCGGTGAACCCGGAGAAGCACAAGGGGATCAACTACAAGGGCGCGAAGGCGCTGATCGACTGGATCACGTCGGCGGAGGGGCAGGCGAAGATTGCGTCGTTCAAGCCGGCCGGCGAGCAGTTGTTCTTCCCGTCCGCGAAATAA
- a CDS encoding RNA-guided endonuclease InsQ/TnpB family protein, which produces MLLAHRIRIDATAAQRDYFARAAGTARRVWNWALAEWNRQTAVGLRPNAMALKKAFNRIKYSDPEWLDADGKPWLRAIHRDAHAQPFANLAKAWRRYFEQRRAGQLAHVPRFKKKGRSAESFYLANDKFRLEGRSAVLPKVGRVALRETLRWSGKIMGASVSREASHWYLVVQVDVPDHLARRPRTGDAVTGVDLGVTSAATLSSGEKIAAPRPLKAALRRLRVRSRRQSRKLEAAKAAAGIVGHIVKGTRLPASKNRTKGALALARLQARIARVRRDFTHKLTTRLCRENQALAIEDLNVRGMLANARLARAIADVGFYEFRRQLTYESERYGTQIVLADRWYPSSKLCSGCGTRNAELALGDRAWTCAACGAQHDRDVNAAINLQRLATGAFAARTALPEASQAVTRGTAAGLMPAGGGEVTPVRHEHGQQDGLGQEENAVHICTRNR; this is translated from the coding sequence ATGCTGCTGGCGCACCGGATCAGGATTGACGCGACAGCGGCCCAGCGCGACTATTTCGCGCGCGCGGCCGGCACTGCCCGCCGGGTCTGGAACTGGGCACTCGCCGAGTGGAACCGCCAGACAGCCGTCGGCCTGCGGCCAAACGCGATGGCGCTCAAGAAGGCGTTCAACCGCATCAAGTATTCCGACCCCGAATGGCTCGACGCCGACGGCAAGCCGTGGCTGCGCGCCATCCACCGCGACGCGCACGCCCAGCCGTTCGCTAACCTCGCGAAGGCCTGGAGGCGTTACTTCGAGCAGCGCCGCGCCGGCCAGCTGGCGCACGTACCGCGGTTCAAGAAAAAGGGCCGCTCGGCCGAGAGTTTTTACCTCGCGAACGACAAATTCCGGCTCGAGGGACGCAGCGCCGTGCTGCCGAAGGTGGGTCGCGTCGCGCTGCGCGAAACGCTGCGCTGGAGCGGCAAGATCATGGGCGCGAGTGTCTCGCGCGAAGCCAGTCACTGGTACCTGGTGGTTCAGGTCGACGTGCCGGACCACCTGGCCCGGCGGCCTCGCACGGGTGACGCCGTTACCGGCGTCGACTTGGGCGTGACCAGCGCAGCCACGCTGTCCAGCGGCGAGAAGATCGCGGCGCCACGGCCGTTGAAGGCGGCGCTGCGGCGCCTGCGCGTCCGCTCGCGCCGGCAGTCGCGCAAGCTCGAGGCGGCCAAGGCCGCGGCCGGGATCGTCGGCCACATAGTCAAGGGCACGCGCCTGCCGGCATCGAAGAACCGGACCAAGGGCGCACTGGCGCTGGCGCGGCTGCAGGCGCGCATCGCGCGCGTGCGCCGGGATTTCACCCATAAGCTCACGACCCGGCTGTGCCGCGAGAATCAGGCGCTGGCGATCGAAGACCTGAATGTGCGCGGGATGCTGGCCAACGCGCGCTTGGCGCGCGCGATCGCCGATGTCGGCTTTTACGAATTCCGGCGCCAGCTGACGTACGAGTCTGAGCGCTACGGTACGCAAATCGTGCTTGCCGACCGCTGGTACCCGTCCAGCAAACTGTGTTCGGGCTGCGGTACCCGCAACGCAGAGCTGGCGTTGGGCGACCGGGCGTGGACCTGCGCCGCTTGCGGTGCGCAGCATGACCGCGACGTGAACGCGGCCATCAACCTGCAACGGCTCGCCACCGGCGCCTTCGCGGCGCGCACGGCGCTACCCGAGGCGAGCCAGGCGGTAACGCGTGGCACTGCCGCCGGCCTGATGCCGGCGGGAGGCGGGGAAGTGACGCCTGTCAGGCACGAGCACGGTCAGCAGGACGGCTTGGGGCAGGAAGAGAACGCTGTGCACATTTGCACACGTAATCGATAG
- a CDS encoding MerR family transcriptional regulator, whose product MEKTIGAGEAARLLGITVKTLHQWERECRLVPVARTASNRRRQLRAALESDHAAGAPDQD is encoded by the coding sequence ATGGAAAAGACGATAGGCGCAGGCGAGGCCGCCAGACTGCTGGGAATCACCGTCAAGACGCTTCACCAGTGGGAGCGCGAGTGCCGGCTAGTACCAGTCGCCCGCACCGCCAGCAACCGGCGCCGCCAGCTACGCGCGGCCCTGGAGAGTGACCATGCTGCTGGCGCACCGGATCAGGATTGA
- the rng gene encoding ribonuclease G, which yields MTEDILININPQETRVALVVQGAVQELHIERTLTRGLAGNVYLGKVVRVLPGMQSAFIDIGLERAAFLHVADIWEARPHDGANGSSNNSNNAPTPIEKILFDGQVLTVQVIKDPIGTKGARLSTQISIAGRMLVYLPQDKHIGISQKIEKESEREALRARLGGLLPPDEKGGYIVRTQAEDASDADLAADVDYLRKTWGAIMTGARTRPATSLLYQDLSLAQRVLRDFVHDETAAILVDSRENYLKLVEFAQVYTPSVLSRLQHYTGERPLFDLYGVEEEILRALGRRVDLKSGGYLIVDQTEAMTTIDVNTGGFVGGRNFADTIFKTNLEAAHAIARQLRLRNLGGIIILDFIDMENNEHRNAVLAELKKTLSRDRTKVSVSGFSALGLVEMTRKRTRESLAHILCEPCPACGGKGQVKTSRTICYEILRELLREAKQFNPREFRIVASQEVVDLFLEEESQHLAMLGDFIGKKISLQVERGYHQEQYDVILM from the coding sequence ATGACTGAAGACATCCTGATCAATATCAACCCGCAAGAAACACGGGTCGCGCTGGTGGTACAGGGTGCCGTTCAGGAGCTGCACATCGAGCGTACGCTCACCCGCGGCCTCGCGGGCAACGTCTATCTGGGCAAGGTCGTGCGGGTACTCCCAGGCATGCAGTCGGCCTTCATCGACATCGGCCTCGAACGCGCCGCGTTCCTGCACGTGGCCGACATCTGGGAAGCTAGGCCGCACGACGGCGCCAACGGCAGCAGCAATAATAGCAACAACGCACCGACGCCCATCGAAAAAATCCTGTTCGACGGCCAGGTACTGACCGTCCAGGTGATCAAGGATCCGATCGGCACCAAGGGTGCGCGCCTGTCCACGCAGATCTCGATCGCGGGCCGCATGCTCGTCTACCTGCCGCAGGATAAACACATCGGCATCTCGCAAAAGATCGAGAAGGAATCCGAGCGCGAAGCCCTGCGCGCGCGCCTCGGGGGCTTGCTGCCGCCGGACGAAAAAGGCGGCTACATCGTGCGCACGCAGGCCGAGGACGCGTCCGACGCCGACCTCGCCGCCGACGTTGACTACCTGCGCAAGACGTGGGGCGCCATCATGACGGGTGCACGCACGCGTCCCGCGACGAGCCTGCTGTACCAGGACCTGAGCCTGGCCCAGCGCGTGCTGCGCGACTTCGTGCACGACGAGACAGCCGCGATCCTCGTCGACTCGCGCGAGAATTACCTGAAACTCGTGGAATTCGCCCAGGTGTACACGCCCAGCGTGCTGTCGCGCCTGCAGCACTACACGGGCGAGCGCCCGCTGTTCGACCTGTACGGCGTCGAGGAAGAGATCCTGCGCGCGCTGGGCCGGCGCGTGGACCTCAAGTCCGGCGGCTACCTGATCGTCGACCAGACCGAAGCGATGACGACCATCGACGTCAACACGGGCGGCTTCGTCGGCGGGCGCAACTTCGCCGACACCATCTTCAAGACGAACCTGGAAGCGGCGCACGCCATCGCGCGCCAGCTGCGGCTGCGCAACCTGGGCGGCATCATCATCCTCGACTTCATCGACATGGAGAACAACGAGCACCGCAACGCCGTGCTCGCGGAGCTCAAGAAGACGCTGTCGCGCGACCGCACGAAGGTGTCCGTGAGCGGGTTCTCGGCGCTGGGCCTCGTCGAAATGACGCGGAAGCGCACGCGCGAATCGCTGGCCCACATCCTGTGCGAGCCCTGCCCCGCTTGCGGCGGCAAGGGACAGGTCAAGACCAGCCGGACGATCTGCTACGAGATCCTGCGCGAACTGCTGCGCGAGGCCAAGCAATTCAACCCGCGCGAATTCCGCATCGTCGCGTCGCAGGAAGTGGTCGACCTGTTCCTCGAGGAAGAGTCGCAGCATCTCGCCATGCTCGGCGACTTCATCGGCAAGAAGATTTCGCTGCAGGTGGAGCGCGGGTATCACCAGGAACAGTACGACGTGATCCTGATGTGA
- a CDS encoding Maf family protein — protein MKQLDKKIYLASKSPRRRELLRQVGIEFDILSLRSDPARGIDVSEDTFADEPAQDYVARVAREKGAFAWNVLHMRRMPLRPVLSADTTVTIDGEILGKPGDPKEAVAMLERLSGRTHQVLTSVALHYTDVFEQVTQVSNVRFAQLTPEAIRAYCATPEPYDKAGAYGIQGLAALFIEHIEGSHSGIMGLPVFETAQLLQKAGVSAL, from the coding sequence ATGAAACAGCTCGACAAGAAAATCTACCTCGCCTCCAAGAGCCCGCGCCGCCGCGAACTGCTGCGCCAGGTCGGCATCGAGTTCGACATCCTCAGCCTCCGCTCCGATCCGGCGCGCGGCATCGACGTCAGCGAAGACACGTTCGCGGACGAACCCGCGCAGGACTACGTGGCCCGCGTGGCGCGCGAAAAAGGCGCATTCGCGTGGAACGTGCTGCACATGCGGCGCATGCCGCTGCGTCCCGTGCTGTCGGCCGACACGACCGTCACCATCGACGGCGAGATCCTCGGCAAGCCGGGCGATCCGAAGGAAGCGGTCGCCATGCTGGAACGCCTGTCGGGCCGCACGCACCAGGTGCTGACGTCGGTCGCCCTGCATTACACGGACGTGTTCGAGCAGGTGACGCAGGTGTCGAACGTGCGCTTCGCGCAGCTCACGCCGGAAGCGATCCGGGCGTATTGTGCGACGCCGGAACCCTACGACAAGGCCGGCGCGTATGGCATCCAGGGCCTCGCCGCCCTGTTCATCGAGCATATCGAAGGCAGCCATTCCGGCATCATGGGCTTGCCCGTCTTCGAGACGGCGCAGTTACTGCAGAAAGCGGGCGTCAGCGCTTTGTAA
- the rlmH gene encoding 23S rRNA (pseudouridine(1915)-N(3))-methyltransferase RlmH, which produces MQLFIVAVGHKMPAWIETGFAEYAKRMPPELRIVLKEVKPVERSGSKTAATAMALERERIEAVLPKGVRIVALDERGKDLTSVGLSQALEAWQQDGRDVAFLIGGADGLDPELKARADGLIRISSMTLPHGIVRVMLAEQLYRAWSITQNHPYHRV; this is translated from the coding sequence ATGCAGTTGTTCATCGTCGCGGTCGGCCACAAGATGCCGGCCTGGATCGAGACCGGCTTCGCGGAATACGCGAAGCGGATGCCGCCGGAGCTGCGCATCGTGCTGAAGGAAGTCAAGCCGGTCGAACGGTCGGGCAGCAAGACGGCGGCCACCGCGATGGCGCTCGAACGCGAGCGCATCGAGGCGGTGCTGCCGAAAGGCGTACGTATCGTCGCCCTCGACGAGCGCGGCAAGGATCTCACCAGCGTGGGCCTGTCGCAAGCGTTGGAGGCCTGGCAGCAGGACGGGCGCGATGTCGCCTTCCTGATCGGCGGGGCCGACGGCCTCGATCCGGAACTCAAGGCGCGCGCGGACGGTCTGATCCGCATCTCCAGCATGACGCTGCCGCACGGTATCGTGCGCGTGATGCTGGCAGAACAGTTATATCGTGCGTGGTCCATCACCCAGAACCACCCTTACCATCGGGTATGA
- the rsfS gene encoding ribosome silencing factor — MDIKKLQTLVVDALEDVKGQDIVLFDTTHLTSLFDRIAVVSGTSNRQTKALAASVRDKVKEAGGDVVGLEGEDTGEWVLVDLGDMIVHIMQPAIRQYYRLEEIWGDKPVKLGAAKRKSTAEGLDAAAPKTKSKHLAANQEQEEAKPVRERKPAAKKSADAKPAARKPAAKKIPTGATVKVAVSKTAAADAKAAKAAKAAAAPKRATKAAAAEGDAPAKKVIRRIKKTEE, encoded by the coding sequence ATGGATATCAAGAAACTGCAAACGCTCGTCGTCGACGCCCTCGAAGACGTCAAGGGCCAGGACATCGTTCTGTTCGACACGACGCACCTGACCAGCCTGTTCGACCGCATCGCGGTCGTGTCGGGCACGTCGAATCGCCAGACCAAGGCGCTGGCCGCCTCGGTCCGCGACAAGGTCAAGGAAGCAGGCGGCGACGTGGTCGGGCTGGAAGGCGAAGACACGGGCGAATGGGTCCTTGTCGACCTGGGCGACATGATCGTGCACATCATGCAGCCGGCCATCCGCCAGTACTACCGCCTGGAAGAAATCTGGGGCGACAAGCCCGTGAAACTGGGCGCCGCCAAGCGCAAGTCGACGGCCGAAGGCCTGGACGCGGCCGCGCCGAAGACGAAGTCGAAGCACCTCGCCGCGAACCAGGAACAGGAAGAAGCGAAACCGGTGCGCGAGCGCAAGCCGGCGGCCAAGAAGTCGGCCGACGCCAAGCCGGCCGCCAGGAAACCTGCCGCCAAGAAGATCCCGACGGGCGCCACCGTGAAGGTTGCCGTGTCCAAGACCGCTGCCGCGGACGCGAAGGCCGCCAAGGCTGCGAAAGCCGCCGCTGCGCCGAAACGTGCAACCAAGGCCGCAGCCGCCGAGGGCGACGCACCGGCCAAGAAAGTCATCCGCCGCATCAAGAAAACCGAAGAATAA
- a CDS encoding nicotinate-nucleotide adenylyltransferase — MTRCVALLGGSFDPVHHGHVALAELFARQLHPDELRVLPAGQPWQKKNGLEAGDADRVAMLKLAFAGSSAPVTIDTREIDRHGATYTVETLRDLRAELGPDTSIVFVMGADQLQKLDTWRDWHDLFALANFGVAARPGYRLDDAALPPAVAAELAQRRASFDDVRASPAGKVCLAHTLAVDISATQVRAALHAEPRTDISALVAPQVLDYIQQHNLYKN; from the coding sequence GTGACGCGCTGCGTTGCTCTGCTGGGCGGCAGTTTCGACCCGGTGCACCACGGCCACGTCGCGCTGGCCGAGCTGTTCGCGCGCCAGCTCCATCCGGACGAATTGCGCGTGCTGCCCGCCGGCCAGCCGTGGCAAAAGAAGAACGGCCTGGAAGCGGGCGATGCCGACCGCGTGGCCATGCTGAAGCTGGCATTTGCAGGCAGCAGCGCGCCCGTGACGATCGATACCCGCGAGATCGACCGCCACGGCGCTACGTACACGGTCGAAACCCTGCGCGACCTGCGCGCCGAGCTCGGTCCGGATACGTCCATCGTGTTCGTAATGGGCGCGGACCAGTTGCAGAAGCTGGACACCTGGCGCGACTGGCACGACCTGTTCGCGCTGGCCAATTTCGGCGTCGCCGCCCGCCCCGGCTATCGGCTCGACGATGCCGCGCTGCCGCCCGCCGTGGCAGCGGAGCTGGCGCAGCGGCGCGCGTCGTTCGACGACGTGCGCGCCAGCCCGGCAGGCAAGGTCTGCCTGGCGCACACGCTGGCCGTCGACATTTCGGCCACGCAGGTGCGCGCTGCCCTGCATGCCGAACCCCGTACTGACATAAGCGCGCTCGTTGCGCCGCAAGTGCTAGACTATATTCAACAACATAACTTGTACAAAAACTAA
- the hemF gene encoding oxygen-dependent coproporphyrinogen oxidase: MATINPAAVKAWLLDLQARIVQALEDVDGKSFLRDTWERPEGGGGISRLIEGGNVIERGGVNFSHVRGASLPASAMAARPELAGRAWEAMGVSLVLHPHNPYAPTVHMNVRFFEATAEGKEPVWWFGGGMDLTPYYGNEDDARHFHQVCRDALAPFGDDLHPRFKRWCDDYFYIKHRKEARGVGGIFFDDFNELGFEQSYAMVQSVGNGFLDAYLPILQRRKDQPYGERERDFQAYRRGRYVEFNLVWDRGTLFGLQSGGRTEAILMSMPPIVKWRYDWHPEPGSPEEKLYTDFLPHRDWLAP, encoded by the coding sequence ATGGCTACAATTAATCCGGCCGCCGTCAAGGCCTGGCTGCTCGACCTGCAGGCGCGCATCGTGCAAGCGCTGGAAGATGTCGACGGCAAGTCCTTTTTGCGCGACACGTGGGAACGGCCTGAAGGTGGTGGCGGGATATCGCGCCTCATCGAAGGCGGAAATGTGATCGAGCGCGGCGGCGTGAATTTTTCGCATGTGCGCGGCGCCAGCCTGCCGGCGTCGGCGATGGCCGCGCGGCCGGAACTGGCGGGCCGCGCGTGGGAAGCGATGGGCGTGTCGCTCGTTCTGCACCCGCACAATCCGTACGCACCCACCGTGCATATGAACGTGCGCTTTTTCGAAGCGACGGCCGAGGGCAAGGAGCCCGTCTGGTGGTTCGGCGGCGGCATGGACCTGACGCCCTACTACGGCAATGAAGACGACGCACGCCACTTCCACCAGGTCTGCCGCGATGCGCTGGCGCCGTTCGGGGACGACCTGCATCCGCGCTTCAAGCGCTGGTGCGACGACTATTTCTATATAAAACACCGCAAGGAAGCGCGCGGCGTCGGCGGCATCTTCTTCGACGACTTCAACGAACTCGGGTTCGAGCAGTCGTATGCCATGGTGCAGAGCGTCGGCAACGGCTTCCTCGATGCCTACCTGCCGATCCTGCAGCGCCGCAAGGACCAGCCGTACGGCGAACGCGAACGCGATTTCCAGGCGTACCGGCGCGGGCGCTACGTCGAGTTCAACCTCGTGTGGGACCGCGGCACGCTGTTCGGCCTGCAGTCGGGCGGCCGGACGGAGGCGATCCTGATGTCGATGCCGCCGATCGTCAAATGGCGCTACGACTGGCATCCGGAGCCGGGCAGCCCGGAAGAGAAGCTCTATACCGACTTCCTGCCGCACCGGGATTGGCTCGCCCCGTGA